A window from Musa acuminata AAA Group cultivar baxijiao chromosome BXJ3-10, Cavendish_Baxijiao_AAA, whole genome shotgun sequence encodes these proteins:
- the LOC135650562 gene encoding pectinesterase inhibitor 12-like, translating to MATHLFIFFSLSSSLLPPASATSSHGGHGPCKDDGDIASICSHTDYVSLCINAAHTYGHAYAVIDAASLFGMHIHMASDRTKTVKDLASHLAAKPSSSKSVKQALVICIKMYGDALDDLVKGSDAIKARDEGTANSMLSGVISYYSTCDDAFTEIPAPNPLCKQDGTLMHIVSNALALAHLILSKGP from the coding sequence ATGGCCACCCATCTCTTCATCTTTTTCTCCCTCTCCTCTTCCCTCCTCCCCCCCGCCTCGGCCACTTCCTCCCATGGTGGCCACGGTCCCTGCAAGGACGACGGTGACATCGCTAGCATCTGCTCTCACACCGACTACGTATCTCTCTGCATTAACGCAGCCCACACTTACGGCCATGCGTACGCCGTCATCGATGCTGCATCTCTATTCGGCATGCACATTCATATGGCAAGCGACCGCACAAAGACCGTGAAGGATCTTGCATCACATTTAGCCGCTAAACCATCCAGCAGCAAAAGCGTGAAGCAGGCTTTGGTTATCTGCATCAAGATGTATGGTGATGCATTGGATGATCTCGTGAAGGGGAGTGATGCCATCAAGGCACGCGATGAAGGGACTGCCAACAGCATGCTGAGCGGAGTCATATCTTACTACAGCACCTGCGATGATGCTTTCACGGAGATACCTGCGCCAAACCCCCTGTGCAAGCAAGATGGTACCTTGATGCATATAGTGAGCAATGCATTGGCACTTGCCCACTTGATCCTCTCCAAAGGGCCTTGA